The following is a genomic window from Phaseolus vulgaris cultivar G19833 chromosome 6, P. vulgaris v2.0, whole genome shotgun sequence.
acctcaccttataaaccAGTTTTACTGAGATTGAGGTAAAGAAACTATTTATATATACTGAGACTGaggtaatgaaaaaaataaaacactcTTCCTTTGAAACATCTAATATACAGAGAAGGATTaaaccaaaaataaatttcaGGGGGTCTGAGGGAAAACTTTTTCCTCCAAGAATTTGAGGAAACGTTGAGCATACATTTTGGGTTCAACTACTGATACTGTAATAGGATCAAACTGGAGTGATTTGTATGAATGCTCGATTTTCTTTTTCAGATTATAACTCTGCAATATATCAATTATGCCCATGTAGAGGACAACATCGTATACCTCAAAAAGCTCTACTTCTTTTGCCTCCTCCACCTTATCCTCCACAATCTTCCGAGTTGCTTGAGCTGGCATGTTTACTCCAAGCTGCACCCTCAACCTGAGTAACAAAATCAGAACTCACCATTACACATCTCATTACAAAACAACAAACCAGAAAGATCATGACATTTATGAAAAAGTGAGAAgctaatgttttttttcttctgagaTTGACCCCTCCAACCAACATATGTTTTTTCTAGACACGAACTTGAGGATCAAACCTTTGACTACTTGTGAGATAAGACTCTGTCAATCTTTTCACACTGTGGTGTTTGTCACAACAGTTTTTATTGGTCCTAATACCTCTCTTCTATTAATTTTAGGGGGATTTTCTTTTGTCTTGTTTTTCTCTGCATGCAGTGGAAAAAAGGTAGGGCCTTCTGAGAGATAATGTTTTAGTGTTTTGTTGTGGTTCTGTTGTTTCTTTCCTATATGTGTTTCTGATGCTTGGTTTGGTGATTATAAAGTCTGACGGAATCTTTGTTGGTTAGGTGTTGAGTAGTTTGGCTTTTGGCCAATTTCTGTATAAGATTGGTGACATCCTGAAGTGtcttcttctattttatttattctttactgataaaaaaaacatctcTTATTAATAGTTGAAATATATCATAAGTAATTTTCTACTTCTAGTACTTGGAAAGTATTTATATTGAATATTAGAATCTGAATAAGATGGAAGAAAATTCATGTAAAGTTGCAGGCTAAGATTCCCTTCAAATTTCAACAAGGCAACACCAAAATAATATGTAGTGCAGTGCAGAAGAGAAAACAATGACAGAATCATAGAAAGTACCTTGCAGTACCAGGCAGTAAAAGATCAACTTCAGTATCACCCATGGAGTATGCCCTCAATGTATTCCCTCTGATGTGAGGTCCAGGTGCTGTGTTCACTATGCTTGGTTCATGGGAAACTAATAGTAACCCTTTGGGAAGAATCAAGTGTTCCTCTTCTTATATAGTGACATAAAATTATACACATAAGATATCAGTTTACCAAGATTTATATACCAAAATATAGATTTGTTTTTCTTCATAAACACTGGTGGAGTTACTTTACTTACCATCTCCGGAAGGTAAATTCTCCTGATGCTGCATTGATTCATGATGTTCCACGAAGGCCTTCATATTCTCTGGAGCTCGGAAATGTAATCCCAACAGAAGGCTGTAATCAATTATATGCTGTGACTCCAAGAACTTGCAATCCAGGGAAATTTGCCTTCACCAGAAATCCAAATTCAGATTATGATTAATGCACCTAATTATGTCAATTTAGTATTGGAGAATGTCTGAATTGCGGTGGTTAGTGAAATTTGGCATGTTAGGAACAAAGGCATCTTTAAAGGTGGTAGTGGATCATTCAAAGGCTTTCTCTTTGACAAAATTGAAGGTTTGGTCTTTTCCTCTAAAATTCCATCTACTTGTTTTTCATATTCAGATTGGTGTCTTGAATCTTTGGTTTGCCTATACTCTATTTAGTTTTGGTTTTAGCTTGTTGGTTTATGGTTGTGTGGACTCTTGGTAGAGTAGTTTGGTAGGCTTTAGAATTctttaattgatttttgttaGATGCTATTTTTGGGTAAGATGTATAAAGGTTGGTTCACCCCTAAAGTgttccatatttatttattcaatattgcTGCATTTGTCAACTTTTCATCATACATTTCTTATGGCATGTAAACCATTACACCCAACTAAAATTGATAAACAACCAAGTACCAAAACATGGAGCATGATAAATTTTGAGTAGTAATATGTCAACCTTAAAATAGTAAGATCAGTATTATTAATTCACCGAAAAAGGTAAAGATCTATTGCCTGGTAGATTCCTTACACATAAACACTTAAGAACCAGTTATTAATTTCCAATAGGAAAACCAGTTATTAATTTCCAATAGGAAAACCAGTTAACATAAACAATTATAGAAGCACATGAATTTAATACCCTGGCAACTTACTTGAGTAGGGATTCTCGAAGTTTTTTATCCATGTGAAACTCATATTTTAGATCAAGATCTTTCAATGTTGTGTTGCAATTGATTTTATCATTGTCTGTATATCTTCCATGTGAAGACCCTTTGAGGTCATAACGACGGTGGATTTGTAGTTCTGTGCAAAACACATTCCCCATGACCACAAAACGGACCTGGTAAACAAAATAAGCTATTCAATTTgaaagaagagagaaagaagCTCAAGATAGGTAACAGGTGATACCTTCTTTCCACCTCTTAGTGTTATTCTATGGAGCCCAAAGAACTTTGTTATAAGAGTATTCTCATGATCTCCTACATGACGATAATATTTAGGAAGCATACTAAGCAGAACCTACACCAAAACAAACATATGCATATAAACATGTGTGACATcctgcactacaagaaaacagtaatttagagaccaaatttaagCGTCTCTTAAATTATAGACGGTATTAAGCTGCATTATAGCATCCAGAGTGGGCTTGTCCCTCTCTATTTTAGGAGGAAGTTTGCTCTTAACGGCGAAGAAAAGGACTCGAACCTCTAACAGTAAGGGTTAGATTGTCTACTAGCTTCAAACTAAAGAAGGTTAAGCCTACACCAGTAGTTGTAACCCCTCGTATAAAGATTAGCGTTTTAGCTTCTCCTCACCAGTCGAAGCTATGCCCACGATAAAGGACATTTAGCGTCCAAAATCCAACGGAGGCTATATGTACTGTTTCTTGTAGTGCTtctttatcagaaaaaaatgatttgttattgttttttaaatagTAACTGTAATCAGGTTAGATTGAGGATATCAGATACTAACTATGCCTCCTCTCACAAGATAATACATGTAAAAGGAAAGTGGGAACACTTTTGATGtgtaaaatgtttaaaaactAAACCACGTTTCAAAGTATGACAATGAGGTATTCAAACAGAATAATTTTGAAGAGGAAAATTGTTTACTTCTAGTCATTTCTGTCTcctatatttaatatatatgatCAATAATCTATATTAAATAGAGAGGAGACAGAAAATGGTACTTCGACCTTGGAACGAATACGAAGAAATTAACTGTCTCTTTTATAAGGCCATGAGGCAGAATTATAGAAATCTATCTACATGTGAAAGGAATCTGTTTGTAGTCAGAAAATGGTCCATTATTTCATTGGACACCTTTTCATAACTAATGTTTTTACTAATCCCACCATAGAACTCTATAAAGCCAAACTCATGCACTGGCTTATGAATTCAATAtaagattattaatattattataacaaaattctggattgaacaagaaaaataaagttttgGGACAACAAACCTGTAGTTCTGATTTATTCACAGTCTTGATCACAAACCTATCATCTTTAGAGAGATAGAAGATGCTGCCACTTTTTCCAGGAGAAGATAAGTCCCTTAGACCACTATCTCCACAAATGGACATCATGTACTCTGCAGCATCTAACTTGAACATCTCTCTCAAATTCCTGGAAATATAGGCTAGTGTGATTATGCCAAGAACCAAGATAAGACCAAGATATATGTAAAGCTGCATACTAGAGGGAGCATGAATTAATCACATGCATGAGAACTTCAACAGCATTAAAGGAACAAAGTCTTGggaaatcttgtgttgtttatGTGGATTCCACCAATTCATAGATCATAAAAGAGCCTCTGCTTCTGAGCATTGCCCTGACTAGGTTTTCCTATTTTGGCAAACATTCATGCTGCTATAATCTCAACTCATTGTCTAGCATAATCTGCTGTTGACACTTTGTATCACCATGgttatttaagtttattttcCTCTAAGAAAGGATTGGGACTTGTACATAAGATCGGGAATGCCAAAGAGCTCGGGTGACTGTATACATCCCTTAATCGAGTTTTTATTGTCATACCATTATGAATAAAACGGCCTACTCAATGAGCCTTTAATGACGAGCAACTATTTATGGAGCAATGATTGACAAACATACAGCCAACCCAAAGTTCGTCACCTAAAAGATCGATAAATGTCATTCTCTAGGAAGTACAATTTATCTTGTCTCACACACTAAACTCTATTCTATACTCTCGGCTCTTTGTTAAGAATTTATCATCATCTTTGTGTTCCTACTGACTTAAGCATCGAAGAGTTTTTTTGCAGGTGGACCTCCCTCTCTCATCGGAGACCAACTGAAAGCTCGTTCCCCGATGAACACGTAGTCCTCATCGAGTTCATTTTTGGTAGGAACAGGACTTAAACTAAAACTCCATCAGTTTGGTCATTCTTTCCATAGGTTTTTTAGTGTTTTGCACTGTGGAACCACTTCAGTAAAATAAGGTTCAATAATGATTCACAAACAAAAcccaacaaaaataatttatagtgTGCTTTGAGCTCAAAGAACTTTCTCATAAAATCAATCAAATTGTAGCCATATGGAAAGTAGTCAAATGCATAGTGCACTCTACTGATTTCGAAGTTATAGAAAGCATGGTATAGATAAAGTTAATACCTGAACACCATAGGGCAATAATCTTTCCAGTAAAAGTTTATTGAAGAATGTGGTGGAGTAAGCTTTGAACCAGCCCTTGGAAAGTACATCCTTATTCTAGCTCGATCCCCAAAATCAGATGATCGAACTTCGCGTGCAGGCACTGGTGTAATCTTGCCAACAGTATATCTGAGGATTTATATAGCGTAATTCAAGACAAAACACCATATGGCACACAATGCTAAACACAATAAGGTACTTCCAAATATGATGATAACCTATGAGGCTCAAACACGTCTCTTAATTGGTACTGGCACACCACACATGAGAAACATCTTTCtgttaaaaaaaactgaaacatatttatgcacataaatctttattgtcaatttatatattcataattatataatatatagatccgtgtctctatgtcctacattttagagattatacgtgtTTTCGTGTCCGTATCCATATTGTATCAAGTGTCTATGTTACATAGATGATAACTACAACTGTTAATGTTAACATAGCTATCAATTTATCCAAAAATAATCTAGAAGGGGTCACTATAAACATCTGATCAATTATTTTACCTGATGCCAAGCTGCAAATTAAGCTTAAGATAATAGCTTCGCTGGCCTTgaaaattgtccaaacatgaACTCTTCTTTACTTGCTTCACACTAAACTTATTTTGCTGCTTCTTTTTACGTGATGACTCAGAGCACTCACTAATTCTCTCCATAATCAGAACACCTTGCACGTACTCCCTTTCATAAACCAAAGTACTTTTAACTGATGATGCCTCAGATTGATCTTCATCCAAGTCATTGGATAATGCAAGGGAAGAATCATGACAAACACAGTCTTGAGCAGAATCATCACGGACCAAATTTATCTTCAATGAAGAAgtcctttgagatatttgacGAAAACTTTTGAATCTACTAATGACAGATATGTTTTCAGAAAGGCTACGCTTAACTCTGGCTTTTGGAGCCTCATGTTTTTGTATATTCAATAAGAAACCATTATCATCACTATGATGAGGGCTATGAGATATCATCCTTAGGGATGGTTGTTTACTACCTGCTGGATAGAACACTCCTTTTCCATCCTTCAACCCTTTATTCCATGTCCCAATATAAAGACCTCCCTCTCCAAAACTATAAACTCCAGATCCATGCATAACCCCATTTGACCAGAAACCATGAAAGGTATCCCCTTTAACCCACTTCATAACCCCTCTACCATCTATTCTCCCATTTTTCCAATTTCCAACATACATGTTTCCATTATTCCAAGTATACCTGCCACTCCCTTCAGGAACTCCTTCTTTCCATAAACCTTCATAAACATCTGAATTGGAATATTTCTGTAGTCCAATTCCATGCTGAGCATTCATCTTCCAACCCCCTCTATAGATGCACCCTGCAGATGTTGTAAGTGTTCCATAACCATGTA
Proteins encoded in this region:
- the LOC137832874 gene encoding phosphatidylinositol 4-phosphate 5-kinase 7-like isoform X1, translated to MEDSGRFDEKSFSNGDVYIGMIKGILPHDKGKYTWSDGTVYEGDWEGEKMTGKGLVVWSTGAHYEGEICGGYLHGYGTLTTSAGCIYRGGWKMNAQHGIGLQKYSNSDVYEGLWKEGVPEGSGRYTWNNGNMYVGNWKNGRIDGRGVMKWVKGDTFHGFWSNGVMHGSGVYSFGEGGLYIGTWNKGLKDGKGVFYPAGSKQPSLRMISHSPHHSDDNGFLLNIQKHEAPKARVKRSLSENISVISRFKSFRQISQRTSSLKINLVRDDSAQDCVCHDSSLALSNDLDEDQSEASSVKSTLVYEREYVQGVLIMERISECSESSRKKKQQNKFSVKQVKKSSCLDNFQGQRSYYLKLNLQLGIRYTVGKITPVPAREVRSSDFGDRARIRMYFPRAGSKLTPPHSSINFYWKDYCPMVFRNLREMFKLDAAEYMMSICGDSGLRDLSSPGKSGSIFYLSKDDRFVIKTVNKSELQVLLSMLPKYYRHVGDHENTLITKFFGLHRITLRGGKKVRFVVMGNVFCTELQIHRRYDLKGSSHGRYTDNDKINCNTTLKDLDLKYEFHMDKKLRESLLKQISLDCKFLESQHIIDYSLLLGLHFRAPENMKAFVEHHESMQHQENLPSGDEEEHLILPKGLLLVSHEPSIVNTAPGPHIRGNTLRAYSMGDTEVDLLLPGTARLRVQLGVNMPAQATRKIVEDKVEEAKEVELFEVYDVVLYMGIIDILQSYNLKKKIEHSYKSLQFDPITVSVVEPKMYAQRFLKFLEEKVFPQTP
- the LOC137832874 gene encoding phosphatidylinositol 4-phosphate 5-kinase 7-like isoform X2; the protein is MEDSGRFDEKSFSNGDVYIGMIKGILPHDKGKYTWSDGTVYEGDWEGEKMTGKGLVVWSTGAHYEGEICGGYLHGYGTLTTSAGCIYRGGWKMNAQHGIGLQKYSNSDVYEGLWKEGVPEGSGRYTWNNGNMYVGNWKNGRIDGRGVMKWVKGDTFHGFWSNGVMHGSGVYSFGEGGLYIGTWNKGLKDGKGVFYPAGSKQPSLRMISHSPHHSDDNGFLLNIQKHEAPKARVKRSLSENISVISRFKSFRQISQRTSSLKINLVRDDSAQDCVCHDSSLALSNDLDEDQSEASSVKSTLVYEREYVQGVLIMERISECSESSRKKKQQNKFSVKQVKKSSCLDNFQGQRSYYLKLNLQLGIRYTVGKITPVPAREVRSSDFGDRARIRMYFPRAGSKLTPPHSSINFYWKDYCPMVFRNLREMFKLDAAEYMMSICGDSGLRDLSSPGKSGSIFYLSKDDRFVIKTVNKSELQVLLSMLPKYYRHVGDHENTLITKFFGLHRITLRGGKKVRFVVMGNVFCTELQIHRRYDLKGSSHGRYTDNDKINCNTTLKDLDLKYEFHMDKKLRESLLKQISLDCKFLESQHIIDYSLLLGLHFRAPENMKAFVEHHESMQHQENLPSGDEEHLILPKGLLLVSHEPSIVNTAPGPHIRGNTLRAYSMGDTEVDLLLPGTARLRVQLGVNMPAQATRKIVEDKVEEAKEVELFEVYDVVLYMGIIDILQSYNLKKKIEHSYKSLQFDPITVSVVEPKMYAQRFLKFLEEKVFPQTP